A genomic stretch from Candidatus Kapaibacterium thiocyanatum includes:
- a CDS encoding 30S ribosomal protein S16 yields MVKLRLRRRGRKKHPFYDIVAIDGRARRDGASIERVGYIDPMTSPKTVVLSSERALYWLGVGAQPTDVVRQILSREGVLLRRHLALKGHSEAEIEAAVAQHRDKASARHTRLKQRRADRAKAKAAAAAAPVEAPAPAAEEPAAEAEAPAEAAE; encoded by the coding sequence ATGGTCAAACTCCGCTTGCGTCGCCGTGGTCGTAAGAAGCACCCCTTCTACGACATCGTAGCGATCGACGGACGCGCCCGTCGTGACGGCGCATCGATCGAACGGGTAGGGTACATCGATCCGATGACCTCGCCCAAAACCGTCGTCCTCAGTTCCGAACGCGCCCTCTACTGGCTGGGCGTCGGCGCACAGCCGACCGACGTCGTCCGCCAGATCCTGAGCCGCGAAGGCGTCCTGCTCCGCCGTCACCTTGCCCTCAAGGGACACAGCGAAGCCGAGATCGAAGCCGCCGTAGCACAACACCGCGACAAGGCATCGGCACGTCATACGCGCCTGAAGCAACGTCGTGCCGATCGTGCCAAGGCCAAGGCAGCAGCCGCTGCAGCCCCCGTCGAAGCGCCCGCTCCCGCAGCCGAAGAACCGGCCGCGGAAGCCGAAGCACCGGCAGAAGCAGCAGAATAA
- a CDS encoding signal recognition particle protein, producing MFESLSEKLEEALKRIRGQSKITEENIGEALAEVRRALLDADVNFNVTKKFIDDVKEKSLGLEVKGNVLPGQLMIKLIHDELVALMGSTKSDIAVAAQAPTIIMVAGLQGSGKTTFCSKLAFMLKKKGRQPLLVACDIYRPAAIDQLKTLGQSISLPVFSKDDAKPLEIAQEAVQYAKKFGRDVVIVDTAGRLTIDEEMMQEVADLKSNLKPHEVLFVCDAMTGQDAVNTAQAFHERLELTGVVLTKLDGDTRGGAALSIRAVTGKPIKFVGVGEKVDALEPFYPERIASRILGMGDIITLVEKAQQQIDEKEAAKLEEKLKKNQFTFEDFLEQMRLIKKMGSLRDLLGMIPGMDKAMRNVQIDEKAFSRVEAMVLSMTIEERQNPRLLNGSRRKRIADGSGSSVQDVNRLIKQFEDMQKMMKNMTRGKMANMFGPQSPVRR from the coding sequence ATGTTCGAAAGTCTAAGCGAAAAACTCGAGGAAGCGCTCAAGCGCATCCGGGGACAGTCCAAGATCACGGAAGAGAACATCGGTGAAGCTCTCGCCGAAGTCCGCCGTGCCCTGCTCGACGCCGACGTGAACTTCAACGTCACGAAGAAGTTCATCGACGACGTCAAGGAGAAATCCCTCGGCCTGGAAGTCAAGGGTAACGTCCTGCCCGGTCAGCTCATGATCAAGCTGATCCACGACGAACTCGTAGCCCTGATGGGCTCGACGAAGTCGGACATCGCCGTTGCGGCCCAGGCGCCTACCATCATCATGGTCGCCGGTCTGCAGGGTTCGGGCAAGACGACCTTCTGCTCCAAGCTGGCCTTCATGCTGAAGAAGAAGGGGCGTCAGCCCCTGCTCGTTGCCTGCGACATCTACCGTCCGGCAGCCATCGACCAGCTCAAGACCCTGGGACAGTCCATCTCCCTGCCCGTCTTCTCCAAGGATGACGCCAAGCCGCTGGAGATCGCCCAGGAAGCGGTCCAGTACGCGAAGAAATTCGGCCGCGACGTCGTGATCGTCGACACGGCCGGTCGTCTGACGATCGACGAAGAGATGATGCAGGAGGTCGCCGACCTCAAGAGCAATCTCAAGCCGCACGAAGTGCTGTTCGTATGCGACGCCATGACGGGTCAGGATGCCGTGAACACGGCCCAGGCCTTCCACGAGCGCCTCGAACTCACCGGCGTCGTGCTCACCAAGCTCGATGGCGATACGCGCGGCGGTGCCGCCCTGTCCATCCGTGCCGTCACCGGCAAGCCGATCAAGTTCGTCGGCGTCGGTGAGAAGGTCGACGCACTCGAACCGTTCTATCCGGAGCGGATCGCATCGCGTATCCTCGGCATGGGCGACATCATCACCCTCGTCGAAAAGGCCCAGCAGCAGATCGACGAGAAGGAAGCCGCCAAGCTCGAAGAGAAACTCAAGAAGAACCAGTTCACGTTCGAGGACTTCCTCGAACAGATGCGACTGATCAAGAAGATGGGTTCACTGCGTGACCTTCTGGGCATGATTCCCGGAATGGACAAGGCGATGAGGAACGTCCAGATCGACGAGAAGGCATTCTCCCGCGTCGAGGCGATGGTCCTGTCGATGACGATCGAAGAGCGCCAGAATCCCCGCCTGCTCAACGGCTCGCGCCGCAAGCGCATCGCCGACGGCAGCGGCTCTTCCGTTCAGGACGTCAACCGCCTGATCAAGCAGTTCGAAGACATGCAGAAGATGATGAAGAATATGACGCGCGGAAAGATGGCCAACATGTTCGGCCCTCAATCCCCCGTGCGTCGCTGA